The following coding sequences are from one Bradyrhizobium sp. 200 window:
- a CDS encoding PspA/IM30 family protein, with amino-acid sequence MFKTVLTLFRGSVAAAGEELEDRSALLILDQQMRDAASAVERSKRALALAIAGDQQEGRRLAATNARIADLEVRATAALDGGREDLAREAAQSIANLEADRDAAMTARTLFASEIARLKRHVSNAEARITELDRGRRIARASEAVRALRRGGIEAARPYESTLPEAENTLKRLRERQIEAQAASDALIELDAASGPQATAEKLAEQGFGPRLKSTADDVLARLNAKRTQAA; translated from the coding sequence ATGTTCAAAACTGTTTTGACGCTCTTTCGGGGCAGCGTGGCTGCCGCGGGGGAAGAACTGGAAGACCGCTCGGCGCTTCTCATTCTCGACCAGCAGATGCGCGATGCGGCTTCGGCCGTCGAACGTTCCAAGCGCGCGCTGGCGCTGGCGATCGCGGGCGACCAGCAGGAAGGCCGCCGTCTCGCCGCCACCAACGCCCGGATCGCCGATCTCGAAGTCCGCGCCACCGCCGCCCTCGATGGCGGCCGGGAAGATCTCGCCCGCGAGGCGGCACAGTCGATCGCCAATCTCGAGGCCGACCGCGACGCTGCGATGACCGCGCGAACCCTGTTCGCGTCCGAAATCGCGCGGCTCAAGCGCCACGTTTCCAATGCCGAGGCACGGATCACCGAGCTCGATCGAGGCCGTCGCATCGCCCGCGCCTCGGAAGCGGTGCGCGCACTGCGCAGGGGCGGCATCGAAGCCGCGCGTCCCTACGAGTCCACGCTGCCGGAAGCGGAGAACACGCTGAAGCGTCTGCGCGAACGGCAGATCGAGGCCCAGGCCGCCTCCGACGCGCTGATCGAACTCGATGCCGCCAGCGGACCGCAGGCGACCGCCGAGAAACTCGCCGAACAGGGCTTCGGCCCACGGCTGAAATCAACCGCGGACGACGTGCTCGCGCGGCTGAACGCCAAACGCACGCAAGCTGCCTGA
- a CDS encoding YiaA/YiaB family inner membrane protein, with product MNQNVQPHSGAWVTFTYVSFSASAFMVAVGVFFLPLDLWIKGYLAMGIVMLVQSCVTLTKTVRDMHESGKMVNRIEDAKAERLLMEVSKAA from the coding sequence ATGAACCAGAACGTCCAACCCCACAGCGGTGCCTGGGTTACCTTTACTTACGTTTCATTTTCCGCTTCGGCCTTCATGGTCGCTGTCGGCGTGTTCTTCCTGCCGCTCGATCTCTGGATCAAGGGCTATCTCGCGATGGGCATCGTCATGCTCGTCCAGTCCTGCGTCACCCTGACCAAGACCGTTCGCGACATGCACGAGAGCGGCAAGATGGTGAACCGCATCGAGGACGCCAAGGCCGAACGGCTGCTGATGGAAGTTTCCAAAGCCGCTTAA
- a CDS encoding TetR-like C-terminal domain-containing protein, translating to MSKTLERRAKFREELILAAERSMSAGGLAGLKTRELAREIGVANGAVYNLVEDVDELILRVGSRTLGRLDAALTAAESDSPASPRETLVRIAVAYCDFAAENLELWRALFEHRMAPGKPVPEWAISEQMDLFRHIYRPLAELFPERTPTELGVTARSLFSAVHGMVLLGLEQKLIAVPVEALRNEIGAIVRAMIDGLTEKIA from the coding sequence ATGTCTAAAACACTGGAAAGACGAGCAAAATTCAGGGAAGAATTGATCCTGGCGGCAGAAAGAAGCATGTCCGCGGGCGGGTTGGCCGGTCTGAAGACGCGGGAGCTGGCGCGGGAAATCGGCGTCGCCAACGGCGCGGTCTACAATCTCGTCGAGGACGTGGACGAACTGATCCTGCGGGTGGGGTCGCGAACGCTAGGGCGGCTCGACGCCGCGCTCACCGCAGCAGAAAGCGATAGCCCGGCCTCACCGCGGGAGACACTCGTTCGCATCGCGGTCGCCTATTGCGACTTCGCCGCTGAAAATCTCGAACTGTGGCGCGCGCTGTTCGAACACCGGATGGCGCCGGGCAAGCCGGTTCCGGAATGGGCGATCAGCGAACAGATGGATCTGTTCCGCCATATCTATCGCCCGCTCGCTGAACTGTTTCCGGAGCGAACGCCGACTGAGCTGGGCGTGACGGCGCGAAGTCTTTTCTCGGCCGTTCACGGCATGGTGCTGCTCGGCCTCGAACAGAAGCTGATCGCGGTGCCAGTCGAGGCGTTGCGCAACGAGATCGGAGCCATCGTGCGTGCGATGATCGATGGGCTGACGGAGAAGATTGCCTGA
- a CDS encoding Rieske (2Fe-2S) protein, which yields MARHIIARTSEIPPGGNKVVEINGRDIVVFQVNGEYFALLNRCPHAGAPLQKAACVARLTSKEPGVYERSRVGELLRCAWHGWEFDMRNGQSWFDPQRVKIRTYPVAVESGEELQKGPYVAETFPVHVEDNYVIVEV from the coding sequence ATGGCCCGGCACATCATCGCGCGTACGTCGGAGATTCCACCAGGCGGCAACAAGGTTGTCGAGATCAACGGCCGCGACATCGTCGTGTTTCAGGTCAACGGCGAGTACTTCGCGCTGCTCAATCGCTGTCCGCACGCCGGCGCGCCGCTGCAAAAAGCCGCCTGCGTGGCGCGGCTGACGTCGAAGGAGCCCGGCGTCTACGAACGCTCGCGGGTCGGGGAGTTGCTCCGTTGCGCCTGGCATGGCTGGGAGTTCGACATGCGCAACGGCCAATCCTGGTTCGACCCCCAGCGCGTCAAGATCAGGACCTATCCGGTCGCGGTCGAGAGTGGCGAGGAACTGCAGAAGGGCCCTTATGTGGCCGAGACGTTTCCGGTGCACGTCGAGGACAATTACGTGATTGTGGAGGTGTAG
- a CDS encoding glucan biosynthesis protein G, translating into MNRRDFLAASALPLVSGVAPGLLSAAHAQAAPFDRSIVRQIARDLASKPYKAPSEKLPDNLANIDYDHYRAIRFLPERALWRGEKLPFEAQFFHRGFFYKNRVDIFEVKNGQASTIAYQPDLFSFGDLTPPGPAVDLGFAGFRLHAPINKPDYYDEVCVFLGASYFRAVAKGQLYGLSARGLSINTGEAKGEEFPFFKTFWIEKPAAGANSIVVHALLDSESAAAAYRFTIRPGDTTVFDVEMAIYPRVDLDHAGLAPMTSMFFFGPNDRKDVEDFRPAVHDSDGLAIFNGRGEALWRPLHNPSDLQISSFADLNPRGFGLMQRQKDFSAFQDLESNFERRPSLWAEPIGDWGEGAVKLLEIPTKEEIHDNIASFWLPKAPLPAKGEHTYTYRLHWGPDAPKPTSLARFSRTGVGARGDNATIFVLDVTGEKLKSVDPKKLRGVVTAEKAKIQNIVTQPNPATGGWRLSFELLKEKSPVELRASLMQDNEAISEIWVYRWTP; encoded by the coding sequence GTGAATCGCAGGGATTTCCTCGCTGCTTCCGCGTTGCCGTTGGTATCCGGGGTGGCGCCCGGGCTGTTGTCCGCCGCCCATGCCCAGGCCGCGCCGTTCGATCGATCCATCGTCCGGCAAATAGCGCGGGATCTCGCCAGCAAGCCGTACAAGGCGCCGAGCGAGAAACTGCCCGACAATCTCGCCAACATCGACTACGACCATTATCGCGCGATCCGGTTCCTGCCGGAGCGCGCGCTCTGGCGCGGCGAAAAACTTCCCTTCGAGGCGCAGTTCTTCCATCGCGGGTTCTTCTACAAGAACCGGGTCGACATATTCGAGGTGAAGAACGGCCAGGCGTCGACTATCGCCTACCAGCCCGACCTGTTTTCATTCGGCGACCTCACGCCGCCCGGCCCGGCGGTGGATCTCGGTTTTGCCGGCTTCCGGCTTCATGCGCCGATCAACAAGCCCGACTATTATGATGAGGTCTGTGTCTTTCTCGGCGCGAGCTACTTCCGCGCTGTGGCCAAGGGCCAACTCTACGGACTTTCGGCACGCGGTCTGTCGATCAATACCGGCGAAGCCAAAGGCGAGGAGTTTCCATTCTTCAAGACGTTCTGGATCGAGAAGCCGGCAGCCGGCGCCAATTCCATCGTCGTGCATGCGCTGCTCGACAGCGAGAGCGCAGCCGCGGCCTACCGTTTCACCATCCGGCCCGGCGACACTACCGTGTTCGATGTGGAGATGGCGATCTATCCACGCGTGGACCTCGATCATGCCGGCCTCGCACCGATGACCAGCATGTTCTTCTTCGGACCGAACGACCGCAAGGACGTCGAGGACTTCCGCCCCGCAGTTCACGATTCGGATGGCCTTGCAATCTTCAACGGCCGCGGCGAGGCGCTTTGGCGGCCGCTGCATAATCCGAGCGATCTGCAGATTTCCTCGTTTGCCGACCTCAACCCGCGCGGCTTTGGCCTGATGCAGCGCCAGAAGGATTTTTCCGCCTTTCAGGACCTGGAGTCCAATTTCGAACGGCGGCCAAGCCTGTGGGCGGAGCCGATCGGCGATTGGGGCGAAGGCGCGGTCAAGCTGCTCGAAATCCCCACCAAGGAAGAGATTCATGACAACATCGCCTCCTTCTGGCTTCCCAAAGCTCCGTTGCCGGCCAAGGGTGAGCACACCTACACTTACCGTTTGCACTGGGGACCGGATGCTCCGAAGCCGACTTCCTTGGCGCGATTTTCCCGAACCGGCGTCGGCGCGCGAGGCGACAACGCCACGATATTCGTGCTCGACGTGACCGGCGAGAAACTGAAATCCGTCGATCCGAAAAAGCTGCGCGGCGTCGTGACCGCCGAGAAGGCCAAGATCCAGAACATCGTCACCCAGCCAAATCCGGCGACCGGCGGCTGGCGGTTGAGCTTCGAACTGCTGAAGGAAAAGAGCCCGGTCGAACTCCGCGCATCGCTCATGCAGGACAATGAGGCGATATCGGAAATCTGGGTTTACCGATGGACACCTTAG
- a CDS encoding SDR family NAD(P)-dependent oxidoreductase, producing the protein MPHPALSPNNVAVITGGASGIGLAAATRFAAIGMKVCIADIGADRLAEAAAQLASVAKGGAADIMSAPIDVSRFDDLAGLETAVQKRFGGTDVLMNNAGIGPDSNSLGPLENWQRILAVNLWGVIHGTQAFAPHMIERGRPGLIINTGSKQGITTPPGNPAYNVSKAGVKAQTEALQHELRNMPGCRISAHLMIPGHVFTALTARGRTEKPPGAWTAEQTVDFMIARIEAGDFYILCPDNDVPRELDERRMLWAAGDIVENRPALSRWHPDYAEAFARYVKGE; encoded by the coding sequence ATGCCCCATCCTGCCCTATCGCCGAACAATGTCGCCGTGATCACCGGCGGCGCGTCCGGCATCGGCCTCGCCGCCGCCACACGTTTCGCCGCCATCGGCATGAAGGTCTGCATCGCCGATATCGGAGCCGACCGGCTCGCCGAGGCGGCCGCCCAACTGGCATCCGTCGCGAAGGGCGGCGCCGCCGATATCATGTCGGCGCCCATCGATGTCAGCCGCTTCGACGACCTCGCGGGACTGGAGACCGCGGTGCAGAAGCGGTTCGGCGGCACCGATGTCCTGATGAACAATGCCGGCATCGGCCCCGACAGCAACAGTTTGGGCCCGCTGGAGAACTGGCAGCGCATTCTCGCGGTCAATTTGTGGGGCGTGATTCACGGCACGCAGGCGTTTGCCCCCCACATGATCGAACGCGGACGGCCCGGTCTCATCATCAACACCGGCTCCAAGCAGGGCATCACCACGCCGCCCGGCAATCCCGCCTACAACGTCTCGAAGGCCGGCGTGAAGGCGCAGACGGAGGCGCTGCAGCACGAGTTGCGGAACATGCCTGGCTGCAGGATCAGCGCGCATCTGATGATCCCCGGTCACGTCTTCACCGCGCTGACCGCGCGCGGCCGCACCGAGAAGCCGCCCGGCGCCTGGACGGCCGAGCAGACCGTCGACTTCATGATCGCCCGTATCGAGGCCGGCGATTTCTATATCCTCTGCCCGGACAATGACGTGCCGAGAGAACTCGACGAACGGCGCATGCTGTGGGCTGCCGGCGATATCGTGGAAAATCGCCCGGCGCTGTCGCGCTGGCATCCGGATTATGCCGAGGCGTTTGCTAGGTACGTGAAGGGGGAATGA
- a CDS encoding amidohydrolase family protein produces MAATRIDCDIHPAVGGTRTTLLPYLDDHWKEQVVSRAIDGLDLNSYPPNMPFSGRADWRPAQDKPGSGKPGSELAMVQRGAFDQLGSSHAICNVVYGAQAVFDSYMAAGFCKAINDWIAAEWLSKDPRLSASIVVPMQAPDLAVEEIERRAGDNRFVSVLVLAQGETLLGRRHYWPVWQAAEKYKLPVAIHAGSAYRTAPSSIGWPSYRYEYYLAEAQAFQAQILSLIYEGVFGKFPDLKVVLMESGVSWLPAFMWRANKTWRGVRVEVPWVEREPASIIRDHIRVTMQPFDGPPDAAGIADVIEQIGSDKMFLFASDYPHWQFDGDDPMPPHLPASIVSRMCADNPLETFPRLKLAA; encoded by the coding sequence ATGGCGGCCACGCGGATCGACTGCGATATTCATCCCGCGGTGGGCGGAACCCGCACCACGTTGCTGCCCTATCTCGACGACCACTGGAAAGAGCAGGTGGTCAGTCGCGCCATCGACGGCCTCGATCTCAACTCCTATCCCCCCAACATGCCGTTCTCGGGCCGCGCCGATTGGCGGCCGGCCCAAGACAAACCTGGCAGCGGCAAGCCCGGCAGCGAACTTGCGATGGTGCAGCGCGGCGCGTTCGACCAGCTCGGTTCGAGCCATGCGATCTGCAACGTCGTCTACGGCGCGCAAGCGGTGTTCGATTCCTATATGGCGGCTGGCTTCTGCAAGGCGATCAACGACTGGATCGCGGCCGAATGGCTGTCGAAGGATCCGCGGCTGAGCGCCTCGATCGTCGTGCCGATGCAGGCGCCGGATCTGGCGGTGGAAGAAATCGAGCGGCGCGCGGGGGACAACCGCTTCGTCTCCGTGCTGGTGCTGGCGCAGGGCGAGACGCTGCTCGGACGCCGGCACTACTGGCCGGTCTGGCAGGCCGCCGAGAAATACAAGCTCCCGGTCGCGATCCATGCCGGCAGCGCCTATCGCACAGCGCCGAGTTCGATCGGCTGGCCGTCCTATCGTTACGAATATTATCTCGCCGAAGCGCAGGCGTTTCAGGCCCAGATATTGAGCCTGATCTATGAAGGCGTGTTCGGCAAATTCCCTGATCTCAAAGTCGTGCTGATGGAGTCGGGTGTGAGCTGGCTGCCCGCCTTCATGTGGCGCGCCAACAAGACCTGGCGCGGCGTGCGTGTCGAGGTGCCCTGGGTCGAGCGCGAGCCGGCGTCGATCATCCGCGACCATATCCGCGTCACCATGCAGCCGTTCGACGGCCCGCCGGATGCCGCAGGCATAGCCGACGTGATCGAGCAGATCGGCTCCGACAAGATGTTCCTGTTTGCGTCGGACTATCCGCACTGGCAGTTCGACGGCGACGACCCGATGCCGCCGCATCTTCCCGCCAGCATTGTTTCGCGCATGTGCGCCGACAATCCGTTAGAGACCTTTCCGCGGCTGAAGCTTGCCGCGTAG
- the mdoH gene encoding glucans biosynthesis glucosyltransferase MdoH, with protein MDTLAKAGGATAPGDIPLNQFLPKEAPIDMAVQPLRRFDPPPAPDFAPMWARRGFILTGTAVLTAAGCYEMYRVLQVGGVTVLESIILLLFVLLFAWIAFSFMSALAGFFVLLARKKNELGIDPGIPLPTIRSRTAMLLPTYNEDPHRVLARLRAIYESVEQTGYGSQFDWFVLSDTTDPAIWIAEERCFLGLRQDLGHAAAIFYRHRPENTARKSGNIEDWVKRFGAGYESMLILDADSLMTGDTIVRLVAAMEVHPKVALIQTLPVIINARSLFARWQQFAGRLYGPMLAAGIAWWHGSEGNYWGHNAIIRVRAFAQYAGLPELGGRKPFGGHIMSHDFIEAALMRRGGWAIHMAPTLRGSYEESPPTLSDFAARDRRWCQGNLQHLALLPTRGFHWVSRLHLLTGIGSYLTAPLWLIFLVFGILVSLQAQFVRPEYFPKGYSLFPTWPAQDPILAAWVFAGTMGMLIAPKLLAFIVLLGNSDARRKFGGSLLVFAGIIAETVLSGLTAPIMMIFQSSAVAGILFGRDAGWQVQRRDDGAVSHRDIVSTYSVPTFIGIVMAIAAYAVSLPLLLWMTPVILGLLLAVPIAMLSSSAGSYRASRLFKTPEQTAPPLVLQRANELASAPHSPLACPLHELRHDAALREAHLNNLSTPERRKRGEVDANLAIARARIEDAETFEDATGFLSTREKFAALNSPAVLAMLFALPETV; from the coding sequence ATGGACACCTTAGCGAAAGCCGGTGGAGCGACAGCGCCCGGCGATATCCCGCTGAACCAATTCCTCCCCAAGGAAGCACCGATCGATATGGCGGTGCAGCCATTGCGGCGGTTCGACCCACCGCCGGCGCCCGACTTTGCACCGATGTGGGCCCGGCGCGGCTTCATCTTGACCGGCACTGCGGTCCTGACGGCGGCAGGCTGTTACGAGATGTACCGGGTTCTCCAGGTCGGTGGCGTCACGGTCCTGGAATCGATCATCCTCCTGCTGTTCGTGCTGCTGTTTGCCTGGATTGCCTTTTCCTTCATGTCGGCGCTTGCCGGCTTCTTCGTGCTGCTGGCGAGGAAGAAAAACGAGCTCGGTATCGACCCCGGCATTCCCCTGCCGACGATCCGCAGCCGGACCGCCATGCTCCTGCCGACCTACAATGAGGATCCCCATCGCGTGCTGGCAAGACTGCGCGCGATTTATGAATCGGTCGAGCAAACCGGATACGGCTCGCAGTTCGACTGGTTTGTGCTGAGCGACACCACCGACCCCGCGATCTGGATCGCCGAAGAAAGATGCTTTCTTGGACTCCGACAAGACCTCGGCCATGCGGCTGCGATTTTCTATCGTCATCGTCCCGAGAACACCGCGCGCAAATCAGGCAATATCGAGGACTGGGTGAAGCGGTTCGGCGCCGGCTATGAGAGCATGCTGATCCTCGACGCCGACAGCTTGATGACCGGCGACACCATCGTCAGGCTGGTCGCGGCGATGGAGGTGCATCCCAAGGTCGCGCTGATTCAGACGCTGCCGGTTATCATCAATGCGCGGTCGCTGTTCGCGCGATGGCAGCAGTTCGCAGGAAGGCTGTACGGCCCGATGCTGGCGGCAGGGATTGCATGGTGGCACGGCTCCGAAGGCAATTACTGGGGACACAACGCGATCATTCGCGTCCGCGCCTTTGCGCAATATGCGGGGCTGCCCGAACTCGGGGGACGCAAGCCGTTCGGCGGACATATCATGAGTCACGACTTCATCGAGGCGGCATTGATGCGCCGCGGCGGCTGGGCCATCCATATGGCGCCGACGCTTCGTGGCAGCTACGAGGAATCTCCGCCCACGCTTTCGGATTTTGCCGCCCGCGACCGGCGCTGGTGCCAAGGCAATCTGCAGCATCTGGCGCTGCTGCCCACGCGCGGCTTTCACTGGGTTTCGCGGCTTCATTTGCTGACCGGAATTGGATCATATCTCACCGCGCCGCTCTGGCTGATCTTTCTGGTGTTTGGAATCCTGGTATCGCTGCAGGCGCAATTCGTCCGGCCCGAGTATTTTCCAAAAGGATACTCGCTGTTTCCGACCTGGCCGGCGCAGGACCCGATCCTGGCGGCATGGGTGTTCGCTGGCACGATGGGCATGCTGATCGCGCCAAAGCTGCTGGCTTTCATCGTGCTGCTTGGAAATAGCGACGCGCGAAGGAAGTTCGGCGGCAGCCTCCTTGTGTTCGCGGGCATCATCGCCGAGACGGTTCTTTCGGGCCTGACCGCGCCCATCATGATGATCTTCCAGTCGTCCGCCGTTGCCGGGATCCTGTTCGGGCGCGATGCGGGTTGGCAGGTTCAGCGCCGGGACGACGGCGCGGTCTCGCACCGCGACATCGTCAGCACCTATTCGGTGCCGACGTTCATTGGAATCGTCATGGCGATCGCCGCCTATGCGGTGTCGCTGCCGTTGCTGCTCTGGATGACGCCGGTGATCCTTGGCCTGTTGCTTGCCGTTCCGATTGCCATGCTGTCGTCATCCGCCGGCTCGTACCGAGCTTCGAGACTGTTCAAGACGCCCGAGCAGACGGCGCCACCGCTCGTCCTGCAGAGAGCCAATGAGCTCGCCAGCGCGCCGCATTCGCCCCTCGCCTGTCCGCTGCACGAATTGCGCCACGACGCTGCCTTGCGCGAGGCGCATCTGAACAACCTGTCCACCCCAGAGCGCAGAAAGCGCGGCGAGGTCGATGCGAATCTGGCGATCGCACGCGCCAGAATCGAGGATGCGGAGACTTTCGAGGATGCGACGGGCTTTCTCAGTACGCGAGAAAAGTTCGCGGCACTCAATTCGCCTGCCGTCCTCGCAATGCTGTTCGCCCTGCCGGAAACGGTGTAG
- a CDS encoding FAD-dependent oxidoreductase: protein MAGNEQETYECDALVVGSGCAGMSAAVTAGHHGLNVLIVEKEPRFGGTTARSGGWLWIPGTSLAKAWGIEESPDQARTYLRHEAGNSFDAARVDAFLSAGPEAVDFFTSKTAVRFDMPLTFPDYHAEAPGGAQGGRSMVTRPFDGRELGEHIRTLGSPLPELTVFGMMLGSGKEIIHFMRATKSLASAIYVAKRLSKHAMDVMRHGRGMTLTNGNALAGRLAKSAFDLKIPLWLSSPVHELIVEDGAVRGAVVERHGKLVRINAKRGVVLACGGFPHDVARRKAKFPHAPEGTEHFSPGPPGNTGDGLRLAEAAGGRIEDNLPNAAAWVPVSITERKDGSKGVMPHFIDRAKPGVIAVMRDGRRFANEGNSYHDFVQAMVKAAKPGEEITAFLLCDHRALRKYGLGCVPPFPMPLRHHLATGYLKRGATPAELADRTGIDPQGLEATIAEFNASAADGRDPSFGKGSRAYNRYQGDALHGPNPCVAPIKDGPFYAIKMVIGDLGTYAGIRTDEHARALDQHGQPITGLYAAGNDMASIMGGNYPGAGITLGPALTFGYIAGKHIAGEISR from the coding sequence GTGGCGGGCAACGAACAAGAAACCTACGAATGCGACGCGCTGGTGGTGGGCTCGGGCTGCGCCGGGATGTCGGCGGCAGTTACTGCGGGACATCACGGCCTCAATGTTCTGATCGTCGAAAAGGAGCCGCGCTTTGGCGGCACCACCGCCCGCTCCGGCGGCTGGCTCTGGATTCCCGGCACGTCTCTGGCGAAGGCCTGGGGCATCGAGGAAAGCCCCGACCAGGCGCGGACCTATCTGCGGCATGAGGCCGGCAACAGCTTTGATGCCGCGCGCGTCGATGCGTTTCTCTCTGCCGGTCCCGAAGCGGTGGACTTTTTCACCAGCAAGACGGCGGTGCGCTTCGACATGCCGCTGACCTTCCCGGACTATCATGCGGAAGCCCCGGGCGGCGCGCAGGGCGGCCGCTCGATGGTGACGCGGCCGTTCGACGGCCGTGAATTGGGCGAGCACATCAGGACCCTCGGCAGTCCCCTCCCCGAACTCACCGTGTTCGGCATGATGCTGGGCTCCGGCAAGGAAATCATCCATTTCATGCGCGCGACCAAATCGCTGGCCTCGGCGATCTACGTGGCAAAGCGCCTGTCGAAGCATGCGATGGACGTGATGCGCCACGGCCGCGGCATGACCCTGACCAATGGCAATGCGCTCGCAGGCCGCCTCGCCAAATCCGCGTTCGACCTGAAGATACCGCTGTGGCTGTCATCGCCGGTGCACGAACTGATCGTCGAGGACGGCGCGGTGCGCGGCGCGGTCGTCGAGCGCCATGGCAAGCTGGTCCGCATCAACGCCAAGCGCGGCGTCGTGCTGGCCTGCGGCGGCTTCCCGCATGATGTCGCAAGGCGCAAGGCGAAATTCCCGCACGCGCCCGAGGGCACAGAACATTTCTCGCCCGGCCCGCCCGGCAATACCGGCGATGGATTGCGATTGGCGGAGGCTGCGGGCGGCCGCATCGAGGACAATTTGCCGAATGCCGCAGCCTGGGTGCCGGTCTCGATCACCGAGCGCAAGGACGGCAGCAAGGGCGTGATGCCGCATTTCATCGACCGCGCCAAACCCGGCGTCATCGCCGTGATGCGCGACGGCAGGCGCTTCGCCAATGAAGGCAATTCCTACCACGACTTCGTGCAGGCGATGGTGAAGGCGGCAAAGCCTGGCGAGGAGATCACGGCGTTTCTGCTGTGCGATCACCGCGCGCTGCGAAAATATGGCCTTGGCTGCGTGCCGCCGTTTCCGATGCCGCTGCGCCATCATCTCGCGACCGGCTATCTCAAGCGCGGCGCGACGCCTGCCGAACTGGCCGACCGCACCGGCATCGATCCACAAGGGCTCGAGGCGACGATCGCCGAGTTCAACGCATCGGCCGCGGACGGGCGCGATCCTTCATTCGGCAAGGGCTCGCGCGCCTATAACCGCTATCAGGGCGATGCGCTGCATGGTCCGAATCCCTGTGTCGCGCCGATCAAGGACGGACCGTTTTATGCGATCAAGATGGTGATCGGCGATCTCGGCACCTATGCCGGCATCAGGACCGACGAACACGCGCGTGCGCTGGACCAGCACGGCCAGCCGATCACGGGCCTCTATGCGGCCGGCAACGACATGGCGAGCATCATGGGCGGCAACTATCCCGGCGCCGGCATCACGCTGGGGCCCGCGCTGACGTTCGGCTACATCGCGGGAAAACATATTGCTGGCGAGATCTCGCGATAG
- a CDS encoding amidohydrolase family protein — protein sequence MSDVIDRPVLEQEVAARSRLRIIDCDVHPSIHAHADIEQFLPKRWQEHLRTYGSHLRTPYIGTTPYPRSSPLIARRDAWPPTGGPPGSDLDFMRKQHLDPLDIEYGILQVLDLFIFSQQNLEFGAAIQRAINDWQLAFWSDRDPRLKASILAGQDDTQFAIAEIERCAKIGRYVQINVCPRANEPLGRRRYWPIYARAQELGLPLGIHVGGYGGHAPTGGGWPSYYVEEHQSNAHTMAAQLTSLVLEGVPERFPNLKIVFIEGGFGWIPSATWRMDRHFESFRSEVPHLRRRPSEYVKEHFWFTTQPIDEPDEAKHLRALIEWVGVDRLLFSSDYPHWDFDDPRYAFRTPLTEVERRKIFNTNARAIYKF from the coding sequence ATGAGTGATGTCATCGACCGCCCCGTCCTTGAACAGGAAGTCGCCGCCAGGAGCCGCTTGCGCATCATCGATTGCGACGTGCATCCGAGCATCCATGCGCATGCCGATATCGAGCAGTTCCTGCCGAAACGCTGGCAGGAGCATTTGCGGACCTATGGCAGCCATCTGCGCACGCCCTATATCGGCACCACGCCCTATCCGCGCTCTTCGCCGCTGATCGCGCGCCGCGATGCCTGGCCGCCGACCGGCGGGCCTCCGGGCTCCGATCTCGATTTCATGCGCAAGCAGCATCTCGATCCGCTCGATATCGAGTACGGCATTTTGCAGGTGCTCGATCTCTTCATCTTCTCGCAGCAGAACCTGGAATTCGGTGCCGCGATCCAGCGCGCCATCAACGACTGGCAGCTCGCATTCTGGTCCGACCGCGATCCGCGGCTGAAGGCCTCGATCCTCGCCGGCCAGGACGATACGCAGTTCGCGATCGCCGAGATCGAGCGTTGCGCCAAGATCGGCCGCTATGTGCAGATCAACGTCTGCCCGCGCGCCAACGAGCCGCTCGGCCGCCGCCGCTACTGGCCGATCTATGCGCGCGCGCAGGAACTCGGCCTGCCGCTCGGCATTCACGTCGGCGGCTATGGCGGGCATGCGCCGACCGGCGGCGGCTGGCCGTCCTATTACGTCGAGGAGCACCAGTCGAACGCGCACACCATGGCGGCGCAGCTCACCAGCCTCGTGCTCGAAGGCGTGCCGGAGCGCTTCCCGAACTTGAAAATCGTCTTCATCGAAGGCGGCTTTGGCTGGATCCCGTCGGCCACCTGGCGGATGGACCGGCACTTTGAAAGTTTCCGCAGCGAGGTGCCGCATCTGAGGCGCCGGCCTTCGGAATATGTGAAGGAGCATTTCTGGTTCACCACCCAGCCGATCGATGAGCCGGATGAAGCAAAACATCTGCGCGCGCTGATCGAATGGGTCGGCGTCGACCGCCTGCTGTTCTCGTCGGACTATCCGCACTGGGACTTCGACGATCCGCGCTACGCCTTCAGGACGCCGCTGACGGAAGTCGAGCGCCGGAAGATCTTCAACACCAACGCGCGCGCAATCTACAAGTTCTGA